The Thermonema lapsum genome window below encodes:
- a CDS encoding cystathionine gamma-synthase family protein, with the protein MDKPDFRPESLMMSYGYRPEWSEGALKCPIFQTSTFVFKTAEEGKAHFELAYGLRQPNKGEQLGLIYSRINNPDLEILEDRLGLWDQADDCAVFESGMSAITTILLEFLQPGDVILHTNPLYGGTDQFISEILPKYGISSLEWNRQDTYDALQQRLEKALQGKRLGIIYIETPANPTNTLYDIEWGKRLAEHFSSDNHKPVVVVDNTYLGPLWQHPLKHGADLVAYSATKYIGGHSDVIAGAVSGKAEYMQRVKVLRTFLGNMAGPWTGWLLLRSLETLQLRMERQAKNARVVAEFLREHPKVEKVHYLGFLSEEHEPQQYAIFRKQCSSTGAMLSFDVKGGEAAAFRMLNSLKLVKLAVSLGSTESLAQHPATMTHAGVPAQRKAEMGITDKMIRLSVGVEHPDDLIWDLKQALEQVDR; encoded by the coding sequence ATGGATAAGCCGGACTTCCGTCCCGAAAGCCTAATGATGTCTTACGGTTACCGCCCTGAGTGGTCGGAAGGAGCACTGAAATGCCCCATCTTCCAGACCTCTACTTTTGTCTTCAAAACTGCCGAGGAGGGCAAAGCGCACTTTGAGCTTGCCTATGGTTTGCGTCAGCCCAACAAAGGAGAGCAGCTGGGTTTGATTTACAGCCGCATCAACAACCCCGACCTTGAAATACTCGAAGACCGTTTGGGGCTTTGGGACCAAGCCGATGATTGTGCCGTATTTGAAAGTGGCATGTCGGCAATTACTACCATTTTGCTTGAGTTTTTACAGCCCGGCGATGTGATTTTGCATACCAATCCTTTATATGGCGGCACCGACCAATTCATTTCAGAAATCCTGCCTAAATATGGCATCAGTTCTTTGGAGTGGAACCGGCAAGACACCTACGATGCCTTGCAGCAGCGTCTTGAAAAAGCATTGCAAGGCAAACGCTTGGGCATAATATACATAGAGACACCCGCCAACCCCACCAATACGCTTTACGATATTGAATGGGGCAAGCGCTTGGCAGAGCATTTCAGTAGCGATAACCACAAACCGGTGGTGGTTGTCGATAACACTTATTTGGGTCCTCTTTGGCAGCACCCGCTTAAGCATGGTGCCGACTTAGTGGCTTACTCGGCAACCAAATATATTGGCGGACACAGCGACGTGATTGCAGGGGCTGTGTCGGGCAAAGCCGAATATATGCAGCGAGTCAAGGTATTGCGTACTTTTCTGGGCAACATGGCGGGACCTTGGACAGGCTGGTTGCTGTTGCGCAGCTTGGAGACCCTGCAGCTGCGTATGGAGCGGCAGGCTAAAAATGCCCGAGTGGTAGCAGAGTTTTTGCGTGAGCATCCCAAGGTAGAAAAGGTGCATTATTTGGGTTTTCTGAGCGAAGAGCACGAGCCGCAGCAATATGCCATTTTCCGTAAGCAATGCAGCAGCACAGGAGCCATGCTCTCTTTCGATGTGAAAGGGGGCGAAGCAGCTGCTTTCCGGATGCTCAATAGCCTGAAGCTGGTGAAGCTGGCAGTAAGCTTGGGAAGTACCGAGTCTTTGGCGCAGCATCCTGCCACCATGACCCATGCCGGTGTGCCTGCACAGCGAAAAGCCGAAATGGGCATTACCGACAAGATGATACGTTTGTCGGTAGGTGTGGAGCACCCCGATGACCTTATTTGGGACCTGAAGCAAGCGCTCGAGCAGGTTGATAGATGA
- a CDS encoding BrxA/BrxB family bacilliredoxin, with product MYPEELVAPMRADLTEVGFQECKTPEEVVDLLENNNQGTILMVVNSVCGCAAGAARPAIKLALSMSPKRPDKLATVFAGVDKEATAKAREYMLPYPPSSPSIALFKDGELVHFIERHHIEGRSAQMLANHLIAVFEEFC from the coding sequence ATGTATCCTGAAGAATTAGTGGCGCCTATGCGTGCCGACCTCACTGAAGTAGGATTTCAAGAATGTAAAACGCCCGAAGAGGTAGTCGACTTATTGGAAAACAACAATCAAGGCACCATTCTGATGGTGGTGAATTCTGTGTGCGGATGTGCGGCGGGGGCTGCGCGTCCGGCTATCAAGCTGGCGCTGTCGATGAGCCCAAAGCGTCCTGATAAGCTGGCGACTGTCTTTGCCGGCGTGGATAAAGAAGCCACCGCCAAAGCGCGTGAATACATGTTGCCCTATCCGCCTTCTTCGCCCTCTATTGCTTTGTTCAAAGATGGTGAGCTGGTACATTTTATCGAGCGCCATCATATTGAAGGGCGCAGTGCTCAGATGCTGGCAAATCACCTGATAGCCGTATTTGAGGAGTTTTGCTAA
- a CDS encoding SUF system Fe-S cluster assembly protein: MSEENKSNYLENIPDLKEKVIEAIKTVYDPEIPVDIYELGLIYDIKIYPVNNVYILMTLTSPNCPSAEFIPDEVKQKVAAVEGVNDVEIELTFDPPYSMDMMSEAARLELGLL, from the coding sequence ATGAGCGAAGAAAACAAAAGCAACTATCTGGAGAATATCCCCGACTTGAAAGAGAAAGTCATCGAAGCCATCAAAACAGTGTATGACCCTGAGATACCGGTGGATATTTATGAGTTGGGCTTGATTTACGACATTAAAATCTACCCGGTAAACAACGTGTACATCCTGATGACCCTCACTTCGCCCAACTGTCCGTCGGCGGAGTTTATCCCCGACGAAGTGAAGCAGAAAGTAGCAGCTGTGGAAGGGGTGAATGATGTAGAGATAGAACTGACTTTCGACCCGCCTTACTCTATGGATATGATGTCGGAAGCCGCCCGCCTTGAATTAGGATTGCTTTAA
- a CDS encoding WG repeat-containing protein — MGFINKKGKWVIPPQYDHAGSFHEGLAVVHNNKGYFYINHRNEPVIAGPFEVAFEFVNGLAMIRQSNRFGFINRQGEVVVPPVFDDAWHFEMPSFTWVAKDGKYGFINRKGEIVVPLKYAEAYLVSGEVAEVRLIKGKSGYVDMQGNEFWDK; from the coding sequence TTGGGCTTTATCAACAAAAAAGGGAAATGGGTCATTCCGCCACAATACGACCATGCCGGCAGCTTTCATGAAGGCTTGGCTGTAGTGCACAATAACAAAGGCTACTTCTACATTAACCACCGCAATGAGCCTGTCATTGCGGGTCCTTTTGAAGTCGCTTTTGAATTCGTCAACGGCTTGGCAATGATACGCCAATCCAATCGATTCGGCTTCATCAACCGTCAGGGCGAAGTGGTAGTGCCCCCTGTGTTCGACGATGCATGGCATTTCGAAATGCCCTCTTTCACTTGGGTAGCAAAAGATGGCAAGTATGGATTTATCAACAGAAAAGGCGAAATAGTGGTGCCGCTCAAGTATGCAGAAGCTTATTTGGTCTCGGGCGAGGTAGCTGAAGTGCGTTTAATCAAAGGCAAAAGCGGCTACGTGGACATGCAGGGCAATGAATTCTGGGATAAATAA
- a CDS encoding aminotransferase class V-fold PLP-dependent enzyme — translation MSSLTNSTLDVHAIRQEFPVLHQHINGKPLVYFDNAATSQKPRVVIEALKQYYEQYNANIHRGAHHLAVRATEAYEQSREAARRFLNASSTDEILFVRGVTEAVNLVADCLSRSLLQEGDEVLISAMEHHSNIVPWQMACERTGATLKVIPVKENGELDTAQADALLSARTKVLSVVHISNALGSINPVKELIRKAKARGALTFIDGAQGAVHLPIDVQDLDCDFYAFSGHKVYAPTGIGVLYGRRSVLEKLPPYHGGGEMIKEVTFEKTTYNELPFKYEAGTPNIADAIALRYAIEFVEQIGKEAMLHHEQALLHYATDLVSRIDGLQVIGQAKEKAGILSFVIEGVHHHDIGVLLDNMGVAIRTGHHCTQPLMRCLGLEGTSRASFAVYNTPEEVERFAEALKKAANMLR, via the coding sequence ATGTCTTCCCTTACAAATTCTACTTTGGATGTTCACGCCATCAGACAGGAGTTTCCCGTTCTACATCAACACATTAACGGAAAGCCGCTGGTGTATTTCGACAATGCAGCTACCTCTCAAAAGCCGCGTGTAGTTATCGAAGCCTTGAAGCAATATTACGAACAATACAATGCGAACATTCATCGCGGGGCGCACCATCTGGCAGTGCGTGCTACCGAAGCCTATGAGCAAAGCCGCGAAGCAGCCCGTCGTTTTTTGAATGCTTCTTCCACTGATGAAATACTGTTTGTGCGCGGGGTAACGGAAGCTGTCAACCTTGTTGCCGACTGTTTGTCGCGCAGCTTGCTGCAGGAAGGCGATGAGGTACTCATCTCTGCTATGGAACACCATTCCAATATTGTGCCTTGGCAGATGGCATGCGAGCGTACGGGTGCCACTTTGAAGGTTATTCCTGTTAAGGAAAATGGCGAGCTGGACACGGCGCAAGCCGATGCTTTGTTGAGTGCGCGCACCAAAGTGTTGTCGGTAGTGCACATATCCAATGCTTTGGGCAGCATCAACCCCGTGAAAGAGCTGATTCGGAAGGCTAAAGCCCGGGGCGCGCTTACTTTCATCGATGGGGCACAGGGCGCCGTGCACTTACCTATAGATGTGCAAGACTTAGATTGCGACTTCTATGCCTTTTCTGGGCACAAAGTGTATGCACCTACCGGCATTGGGGTGCTTTATGGCAGGCGCTCGGTACTGGAAAAGCTGCCGCCTTATCACGGAGGTGGTGAAATGATTAAAGAAGTTACCTTCGAGAAAACCACCTACAATGAGCTGCCTTTTAAGTATGAAGCCGGTACCCCCAATATTGCCGATGCTATTGCGCTGCGTTATGCCATCGAGTTTGTGGAACAGATAGGCAAAGAAGCCATGCTGCATCACGAGCAGGCACTGCTCCACTATGCTACCGACTTGGTTAGCCGTATCGATGGTTTGCAGGTCATAGGACAGGCAAAAGAAAAGGCAGGCATTCTTTCTTTCGTCATAGAAGGGGTGCACCATCATGATATTGGTGTACTGCTCGACAATATGGGGGTTGCCATTCGCACGGGGCACCATTGTACCCAGCCGCTGATGCGTTGTTTGGGCTTAGAAGGAACAAGTCGCGCTTCTTTTGCTGTTTACAATACGCCCGAAGAAGTGGAACGCTTTGCCGAAGCCCTGAAAAAAGCGGCGAATATGCTTCGTTAA
- a CDS encoding ClpP family protease: MSSNEKFSKEFRDFAVKHQGISSLAFDKYVETVTNLTPNIIEERRMNAVAMDVFSRLMMDRIIFLGVPIDDYVSNVVIAQLLFLESVDSKKDILLYINSPGGSVYAGLGIYDTMQLVKPDVATICTGLAASMGAVLLAGGTRGKRAALQHARIMIHQPMGGAGGQASDIEITARHILELKEELHRILAEHTGKSIEQIEQDSDRDFWMKAEQAVEYGIIDEVLGKRS; this comes from the coding sequence ATGTCGAGTAACGAAAAGTTCAGCAAAGAATTCCGCGACTTTGCCGTAAAACACCAAGGCATCAGTAGCCTTGCCTTTGACAAATATGTAGAGACTGTTACCAACCTAACGCCCAATATCATCGAAGAGCGCCGCATGAACGCCGTAGCTATGGACGTTTTCTCGCGCCTGATGATGGACCGTATCATCTTTTTAGGGGTTCCTATCGACGACTACGTGTCAAACGTAGTCATTGCCCAGTTGCTGTTCTTGGAATCGGTCGATTCTAAAAAAGACATTCTGCTTTATATCAACAGCCCTGGTGGCTCGGTGTATGCCGGCTTGGGCATCTATGATACCATGCAGCTCGTAAAACCCGATGTAGCCACCATATGCACCGGCTTGGCAGCATCTATGGGGGCAGTGCTGCTTGCCGGTGGTACTCGCGGCAAAAGAGCTGCTTTGCAACATGCCCGCATTATGATTCATCAACCTATGGGCGGTGCCGGCGGGCAAGCCTCAGATATAGAAATCACTGCCCGCCACATCCTTGAGTTGAAAGAAGAGCTGCACCGTATTTTGGCAGAACACACCGGCAAAAGCATCGAACAAATAGAACAAGACTCTGACCGTGATTTCTGGATGAAAGCCGAACAGGCTGTAGAATACGGCATCATCGATGAAGTGCTGGGCAAACGAAGCTAA
- a CDS encoding DJ-1/PfpI family protein has translation MKKVLLLTGDYAEDYETMVPYQMLLMVGYEVHAVCPDKKKGDKVRTAIHDFEGEQTYSEKPGHWFTLSYSFDEVKAEQYDGLVIAGGRAPEYLRLNQRVLDIVRHFFEADKPVAAICHGIQILTAAGVVKGRTLTAYPAVGPEVTLAGGHFKEVAADQAVVDGNLVTAPAWPAHPAFIREFLKLMREEIPA, from the coding sequence ATGAAAAAAGTACTGCTGCTTACCGGCGACTATGCCGAAGACTACGAAACCATGGTGCCCTACCAAATGCTGCTGATGGTAGGCTACGAAGTGCATGCTGTCTGCCCCGACAAAAAGAAAGGAGACAAAGTGCGCACTGCCATCCACGACTTTGAAGGAGAGCAGACCTACAGCGAAAAACCGGGACACTGGTTTACCCTCTCCTACTCTTTCGATGAGGTAAAAGCCGAGCAGTATGACGGCTTGGTCATTGCCGGTGGACGAGCACCCGAATACCTGCGCCTCAATCAGAGAGTGCTCGACATTGTACGCCATTTCTTTGAAGCCGACAAACCGGTAGCTGCTATCTGTCATGGCATACAAATACTCACTGCTGCGGGGGTAGTCAAGGGGCGTACCTTAACCGCCTATCCCGCCGTAGGTCCAGAAGTAACGCTTGCCGGGGGTCATTTCAAAGAAGTAGCCGCCGACCAAGCCGTAGTAGATGGTAATCTGGTAACGGCACCTGCGTGGCCTGCCCATCCGGCTTTCATCCGTGAGTTTTTGAAACTCATGCGCGAAGAAATCCCTGCCTAA
- a CDS encoding DUF3109 family protein — protein sequence MIIVGNVYLSDDIAEEYFVCELSACKGACCVEGDAGAPLEEAECETIAQLLPTVRPYLSQEAIEIIEAQGTHTIDQEGELSTPILPTGECVYAFRDERGQLKCAFEQAYHEGKSHFKKPISCHLYPIRITHYDEFDAVNYHRWEICKPACAHGKQLRVPLYRFLKEPLIRKYGRRWYEELCRTIAIQFATTQDNDSI from the coding sequence ATGATTATTGTAGGGAACGTATATCTGTCTGACGACATTGCAGAGGAGTACTTTGTATGCGAACTTTCTGCTTGCAAAGGGGCTTGCTGTGTAGAAGGCGACGCCGGCGCCCCTTTGGAAGAGGCAGAGTGTGAAACTATAGCCCAATTGCTGCCTACGGTGCGCCCTTACCTTTCGCAAGAAGCGATAGAAATAATAGAAGCGCAGGGTACTCATACCATCGACCAAGAAGGCGAACTATCAACCCCTATCTTACCCACTGGCGAGTGTGTTTATGCTTTCCGCGACGAGCGAGGGCAACTCAAATGTGCTTTCGAACAAGCCTATCATGAAGGGAAGAGCCATTTCAAGAAACCCATTTCCTGCCATTTGTATCCCATACGCATCACCCACTACGATGAGTTTGACGCAGTGAATTACCATCGTTGGGAAATTTGTAAGCCGGCTTGTGCACATGGCAAGCAGTTGCGCGTGCCGCTCTATCGCTTTCTGAAAGAGCCACTCATACGGAAATACGGTAGGCGATGGTACGAAGAATTATGCAGAACCATCGCTATCCAGTTTGCTACTACTCAAGACAATGATTCCATTTAA
- a CDS encoding SufE family protein, whose amino-acid sequence MTIEEIQQEIAEDFALFDNWEDKYAYLIELGKQLPPMPEELKTEDKLVKGCQSKVWLHAYMKDGKLYFLADSDALIVKGIVSLLIKVLSGHKPEEIARANLHLIEDIGLKQHLSMTRANGLVSMIKHMKAYAEAVNSQP is encoded by the coding sequence ATGACCATAGAAGAAATACAACAGGAAATAGCCGAGGACTTTGCCCTCTTCGACAATTGGGAAGACAAATACGCCTATCTGATTGAGCTGGGCAAGCAACTGCCGCCCATGCCCGAAGAGTTAAAAACCGAAGATAAGCTAGTGAAAGGCTGCCAGTCGAAAGTCTGGTTGCATGCCTATATGAAAGACGGTAAGTTGTATTTTCTGGCAGACAGCGACGCCCTGATAGTCAAGGGCATCGTAAGTTTGCTTATCAAGGTGTTGTCGGGGCACAAGCCCGAAGAAATAGCACGAGCCAACTTGCATCTTATTGAAGACATAGGCTTGAAACAGCACCTGTCGATGACTCGTGCCAATGGGCTTGTATCTATGATTAAGCACATGAAGGCTTATGCCGAAGCAGTGAACAGTCAACCATAA
- the clpX gene encoding ATP-dependent Clp protease ATP-binding subunit ClpX, which yields MSNHHNLSCSFCGRSKKDGAILISGIKAHICEQCATQAYQIVQEELKHLQNKKRPKINLIKPIEIKKHLDQYVIGQDEAKKVLSVAVYNHYKRIMQPPRHDDVVIEKSNIILVGQTGTGKTYLARTLARLLDVPFCIADATVLTEAGYVGEDVESILTRLLQAADYDVEAAERGIVYIDEIDKIARKGDNPSITRDVSGEGVQQALLKLLEGSIVNVPPQGGRKHPEQKMIPVNTENILFICGGAFDGIEKIIASRLNTNPIGFHPQKQDLVDDRQSLLRYVSAQDLKTFGLIPELIGRLPVIAHLDPLDKEALVRILKEPKNALIKQYQKLFEMEGIQLTFTDDVIDYIADMAISLNLGARGLRSICEAIITDAMFELPSSPVKELIVDLAYAKEKFEKSKLANLKVA from the coding sequence ATGTCTAATCATCACAACTTGAGCTGCTCTTTTTGTGGAAGAAGCAAAAAAGATGGGGCAATACTGATTAGTGGCATCAAAGCACATATTTGCGAGCAGTGCGCCACTCAAGCCTATCAGATTGTACAAGAAGAGCTCAAGCACCTTCAAAACAAAAAGCGACCGAAAATCAATCTTATCAAGCCCATCGAGATAAAAAAACACCTTGACCAATACGTCATTGGGCAAGATGAAGCCAAAAAAGTGCTTTCCGTAGCAGTATATAACCACTACAAGCGTATCATGCAGCCCCCCCGTCATGATGATGTAGTCATCGAAAAATCAAACATCATATTGGTGGGGCAAACCGGTACGGGAAAAACCTATCTGGCACGTACCCTTGCCCGCCTGCTGGATGTACCTTTCTGCATTGCCGATGCCACCGTATTGACCGAAGCCGGTTATGTGGGCGAAGATGTGGAAAGCATTCTGACGCGCCTACTTCAAGCCGCAGACTATGACGTGGAAGCTGCCGAGCGCGGCATTGTGTATATAGACGAAATCGACAAGATAGCCCGCAAAGGCGATAACCCATCTATTACACGCGACGTAAGCGGCGAAGGTGTGCAGCAGGCACTACTAAAGCTTTTAGAAGGGTCTATTGTGAACGTACCCCCACAAGGCGGACGCAAACACCCCGAGCAAAAAATGATTCCGGTCAATACCGAAAATATCTTGTTCATCTGCGGCGGTGCTTTCGACGGCATCGAAAAAATCATTGCCAGCCGTTTGAATACCAACCCTATAGGCTTCCATCCTCAAAAGCAAGATTTGGTAGACGACCGTCAGTCTTTGTTGCGCTATGTGTCGGCACAAGACCTCAAAACTTTTGGCTTGATTCCTGAACTGATTGGACGCCTGCCGGTGATTGCCCACTTAGACCCGCTCGACAAAGAAGCTTTGGTGCGCATCTTGAAAGAGCCTAAAAATGCGCTTATCAAGCAGTATCAAAAGCTGTTCGAGATGGAAGGCATACAGTTGACCTTTACCGATGATGTCATTGACTATATAGCTGACATGGCTATTAGTTTGAATTTAGGTGCCCGTGGGCTGCGTTCTATATGCGAAGCCATCATTACTGATGCCATGTTTGAGCTGCCCTCTTCGCCGGTCAAAGAGTTAATCGTGGATTTGGCATATGCTAAAGAGAAGTTTGAAAAGTCTAAATTGGCTAATCTGAAGGTAGCATAA
- a CDS encoding DUF4139 domain-containing protein, translated as MRTLLVFFILGLSSIAVRAQDTLNVKHKLVQATVYLKNAELIHEASVRLPAGTHVLVFGQLPTNIFQNSVQLQMQGGATLLSVKYEINYLQNAIQKESIEALRRRLEQAELQVARLEARKASLAEEQDLLLKNKQISGTQNGLSAEQLRQMADFYGRRLLEIKNRLIDTEQELKAAREEYQKLQQQLEAQAHPKPSGEVKAVVRCQSPATLQLKLRYLAHDASWYPQYELRVADTDTPVEVSYKAMVMQRTGIDWDNITLHLSTGNPSVSGTKPELNPWFIDFINTYAYQKHDEVKKSRRTYAEPDNAVEEAALPLMAEVEPTTAADFTEVNESGLQVRFEIGIPVSLSGDGKEQWVDIQKHEVSADYTYAAVPKAAPEAFLMARIYDWAKLNLLPGTANVYFAGNYVGTTSLDPALTGDTLVFSLGRDARIVCLHKEVRDFTTKRFLKNDIEEERAYEISIRNNRKENIALSIEDQIPVSKQNRISVEAIELSGGQLNPQTGIVRWQLKLAPGQEVKKRLHFKVKYPKGSRIQW; from the coding sequence ATGCGCACACTTTTGGTATTTTTTATCTTAGGGCTGAGTAGCATAGCCGTCCGTGCCCAAGACACCCTCAACGTCAAACACAAACTTGTTCAGGCTACTGTTTATCTCAAAAATGCAGAACTCATACATGAAGCCAGTGTACGGCTGCCGGCAGGCACTCATGTATTGGTCTTTGGGCAATTGCCAACCAACATATTCCAAAACAGTGTGCAACTGCAAATGCAAGGCGGTGCCACGCTTTTGAGTGTGAAGTACGAAATCAACTATCTGCAAAACGCCATTCAAAAAGAGAGCATAGAAGCCTTGCGACGGCGTCTTGAACAGGCAGAGCTGCAAGTTGCCCGCTTGGAAGCACGCAAAGCCAGTCTTGCCGAAGAACAGGATTTACTACTAAAAAACAAACAAATCAGTGGCACGCAAAATGGTTTGAGCGCCGAGCAACTGCGCCAGATGGCTGACTTCTATGGGCGTCGCCTGCTCGAAATCAAAAACCGCCTGATTGACACTGAACAGGAACTAAAAGCCGCCCGGGAAGAATACCAAAAGCTACAACAGCAGTTGGAAGCCCAAGCACACCCCAAGCCCTCGGGTGAAGTGAAAGCCGTCGTACGCTGCCAGTCGCCTGCTACCCTGCAGCTTAAGCTGCGCTATTTGGCACACGACGCCTCTTGGTACCCGCAGTATGAGCTGCGTGTTGCCGATACAGATACCCCTGTGGAAGTGAGCTACAAAGCTATGGTAATGCAGCGTACCGGTATCGATTGGGATAACATCACCTTGCACCTTTCTACAGGCAACCCTTCGGTGAGCGGCACCAAACCCGAACTTAATCCCTGGTTTATTGATTTCATCAACACCTATGCTTATCAAAAACATGACGAAGTCAAAAAAAGCAGACGAACCTATGCGGAGCCTGACAACGCAGTCGAAGAAGCTGCCCTACCCCTCATGGCAGAAGTCGAGCCCACCACAGCTGCCGACTTTACGGAGGTGAACGAAAGCGGATTGCAAGTGCGCTTCGAAATAGGCATTCCTGTGAGTCTTTCGGGTGATGGCAAAGAACAATGGGTCGATATACAAAAACATGAGGTAAGTGCCGACTATACCTATGCAGCAGTGCCCAAAGCAGCCCCCGAAGCCTTCCTGATGGCAAGAATATATGACTGGGCAAAACTGAACCTCCTTCCCGGCACAGCAAACGTATATTTTGCCGGCAATTACGTAGGTACCACCTCTCTTGACCCGGCACTTACTGGCGACACGCTCGTTTTTTCCTTAGGACGCGATGCCCGTATTGTCTGCCTTCACAAAGAAGTTAGAGATTTCACCACCAAACGCTTCCTCAAAAACGACATAGAAGAAGAACGTGCTTATGAAATCAGCATACGCAACAACCGAAAAGAAAACATTGCACTGAGCATAGAAGACCAAATTCCGGTATCGAAGCAAAACCGTATTAGCGTAGAAGCCATAGAGCTGAGCGGGGGACAACTCAATCCGCAAACAGGCATCGTGCGCTGGCAGCTCAAACTGGCACCGGGGCAGGAAGTCAAAAAACGCCTGCATTTCAAAGTAAAATATCCCAAAGGCAGCCGCATACAGTGGTGA